DNA sequence from the Sulfurimonas sp. HSL3-1 genome:
GCGGAGCAGCTGATCAAGGCACAGACCCTGGGCGGATCGTCCTGGACGATCGTCCTGCGCGTCGTGCTGCCGCAGATCTTTCCGCGCCTGCTTGATGCGGTGCGCCTCACCATGGGGACGGCGTGGATCTTCCTGATCTCCGCCGAAGCGATTTCGGCCACCGAAGGGCTGGGGTACCGGATCTTCCTGGTACGCCGCTATCTGTCGATGGATGTGATCCTGCCGTATGTCGCCTGGATCACCTTCCTCGCCTTTTTGTTTGATTATCTGCTCAAGCGATTCACTTACAAGGTGTTCCCGTGGTATGACGCAGGAAAGGAGCAGTCATGAGCCTCGTCACCGTCAAAAACCTCTGGAAAGAGTACGGCGACAACGTCGTGCTGGAAAACCTGAACCTGAACATCGAAGCGGGGGAATTCTGTACGCTCGTCGGACCGTCGGGCTGCGGGAAAACGACCTTTCTGAAGATGCTGCTGGGGCAGGAGAACCCGACCCGCGGCACCTTTTTGCTTGATGGGAAGCCTTTCCCGGAAGAGCCGGGTGTCGACCGCGGGATCGTCTTCCAGCGTTACTCGGTCTTTTCGCACCTGAGCGTGCTGAAAAACGTCATGCTCGGGATCGAGTTTGACCAGTCGCCGCTGATGGGGCGCCTTTTCGGCCAGGCCCGCAAGGCGGCGGAAGCCGAAGCGATGGCTATGCTTGAAGCCGTCGGCCTGGGCGACGCGGCGCACAAGTACCCCAGCGAGCTCTCCGGGGGGATGCAGCAGCGTCTCTCCATCGCGCAGTCTCTGGTGAAAAAGCCGAAGATCCTGCTGCTGGACGAACCCTTCGGAGCCCTCGACCCGGGGATCCGCGCCGACATGCACGCGCTGATCCTCGACCTGTGGGAGAAGAACAACCTCACCGTCGTTATGGTGACCCATGACCTCCACGAGGGATTCTACCTGGGAACGCGGCTGCTGGTCTTCGACAAGGTTCGTCACGATCCGCATGCACCCAACGCCTACGGGGCGCGCATCACCTACGACATCCCCGTCGGGGATACGCGCGAATCCGTACTCGAAGAGATCGATAAAACCATCAAGGTTTGATCCAATCCCGGAAGAGCAGATCTTCCAGTGCCGCAGGACGACTTGCGGCATCATGACGCGCGGGACGGCCCGAAAACTTTGAAGGAGAAACAGTGATTACTGAACACAAAAACCTGAAACCAGAATCCATCATCCTCGACGAGGTGCTCCCGGGCGGTGCACGCTGGTCGAAGATCATCAAGCGCGGCGACAAGATCCGCATCACGACCAAGGACGGGCTGGGCACCCTCAGCGCGATGTTCTACAACGCCGACAACACCTCGGAGCGTTTCAACTCTGCCGACACGGTCAAACTTCAGCATAATGCCTACTTCTGCAAAGGGCGGGTTTTCTATTCCGAGCAGGGCCGCGTTCTGCTTTCCATTACGGAAGATACGACCGAGGGGCTTTTTGATGCCATCGGCGGGATCAGCAACCCGCGCCTTGTCGCGAAAAACTTCGGCGAAGGCGATTTCGAACATATCCGCAACCGCTACTACAAAAGCGACCGGGAGAACTTCCTCGTCGAACTCGGCAAATACGGCATGGGAAAACGCGACATGCTTCAGGCGGTCAACTTCTTCAGACGTGTCGACGTCAAAGAGGGCAACAAGCTGGCGCTTTCGGAAAAGCGGCCGCAGCCGGAGAGCTACATCGAACTGCGTGCGGAGATGAACGTCCTGCTGGTACTCTCCAACACGCCGCATGTCATGGAAACGGGAACGTACAACCCGAGCGACGTCCAGCTGACGCTGTTCAAAGCGGCCCCGGTCACCGAAGATGATTACTGCATGAACTTCAGTATCCAGTCCCAACGTGCGTTCAAGAACAACGCACGCTACTTTGCCTGAGGAGCGCGTGATGAAAAGAGATATCGAAACAGCCGTATACAACCACAAACTGCCGGCCGGCGTGCCATGGAGCTACGTCGTGAAAAAAGGCCAGACGCTGCGTATCGTCGACCTTGAAGGGTGCCAGGCCGTCGACACGCTTTTTTACAATGCCAATGATCATGAAGAGCGCTACTCGGCCAACGATACGATCCGCGAGCAGGGAAGCATCTTCGTCACGACGGGCACCCAGCTGATCTCCACCGACGACAATGTCATGATGACGATCACCGACGATACCTGCGGCAATCACGATACCCTAGGTGGGCACTGCTCTGCGGAGAGCAACACCGTACGTTACGGCCACGATACGAAGTACATGCACAGCTGCCGTGACAACTACCTTTTCGAGATCGGTGAACGGGAAATGGATCCGCGGGACCTCACGAACAACATCAACTTCTTCATGAACGTGCCGATCGAGGAGAACGGTTTCCTGATCATCGTCGACGGTATCTCCAAGCCGGGCGACTATGTCGACATGAAAGCCGAGATGGACACACTGGTGCTGATCTCGAACTGTCCGCAGCTCAACAACCCGTGCAACGCGTTCAACCCGTCGCCGATTCAGCTGGTCATCTGGGACGACTGAGACGATGAAAAAGGCGACACGGCTTCTGCGCTTCGAAGATGCATGGCTGCCGAACCTGGCGGCATGGACCTATATGCTGAGTGCCTACGTGGGCGGATTTGCCGCCATCCTGGCCGATTCCTTGTGGCTGAACGCGGCAGGGGTACTCCTGCTGGCGCACGGTATGGTCATCGCCGCCTATTTCATTCACGAGTGTGCCCACGATTCGCTCTTCAGGCTGCCGATCAACAACCACCGCTTCGGAGAGGCACTGCTCTGGATCTGCGGCGCGTCGTACAGTGATTACGAGGCGATACGTCTGAAGCATGTCCGCCACCACTTGGATCGTGCCGACGTCGTTTCGTTCGATTTCCGTACCCGCCTGCTGCACTATCCGAAACTGCTCAAGACGATCCAGGTACTGGAGTGGTTCTACATCCCGGCCCTTGAGATCATGATGCACGCCCTGGTCGTGGTTCTGCCGTTTGTCAAAGAGAGCCGCCGCTATCTGCGCCGCCGCGTCGTTACGGTACTGCTGCTGCGTATCGCTTTCTTTGGCGCACTGGCCTCGATTTCGCTGAAGGTGCTGCTGCTTTACCCGCTGGCGTACATGATTTTCCTGACGGTCATGCGTTTCATGGACGTGCACCAGCACACCTATGATGTGCATGAAACATTGGACTTTTCGCGCGAAGCGCAAGTAAAACAGTATGACCGCGCCTTCGAATCGCGCAACACCTATTCGAACCTGATCTCAGAGAAATACCCGTGGCTGAACCTGCTGGTCCTCAATTTCGCGTACCACAACGTTCACCACGACCAGCAGATCCAGCCGTGGTACCGGCTGCCGGGGCTGCATGCCAAGCTCTACGGCGAGGACAGGACGCAGGTGCTGATGTTCTCTGACCTGGCGCGCAGCTACCACCGCTACCGTGTCGCGCGGGTCCTCAACGGGGACCCGGCCGACCTTGACGTCAAGCACGATGCAGGCCGCACCTTTATCGGGGTGGACGGCGTCTCGTTCCTGACGGCGCACTGAAGGAGTCCAACATGACACAGGTAAAGAAGTTCTGGCCCATCCTGACGGGAACCCACCGTTACGAGAAGACGCTCTCAACCCGCAACCACGGGGCGGGAGTGATCATCGACGCCCCGATCCTGGCTTACCTGATCGAGACGTCCAACGGCCGTATCCTTTACGATGTGGGATGCGACTACACGAAGATCGCCGACCCGGTTCTGCGCAAGCAGTTCTACGAGCACGAGGGCTTTCCCTTCGGCCCGCCGCAGATGACCGAGGAACAGCGTCTGCCCAACCGTCTGGCGGAGCTGGGGCTGCAGAAGGAAGACATCGACGTCGTCTTCTGCGGGCATCTGCATTTCGACCACGCCGGCGGGGTCTGCGAATTCTGCGGTGCGGAAGTGCACGTGCATGAAAAAGAGCTCGAGGCGGCGCGGGAGCCGGCGGACGAAGCCTACTTCAAAGA
Encoded proteins:
- a CDS encoding fatty acid desaturase, encoding MKKATRLLRFEDAWLPNLAAWTYMLSAYVGGFAAILADSLWLNAAGVLLLAHGMVIAAYFIHECAHDSLFRLPINNHRFGEALLWICGASYSDYEAIRLKHVRHHLDRADVVSFDFRTRLLHYPKLLKTIQVLEWFYIPALEIMMHALVVVLPFVKESRRYLRRRVVTVLLLRIAFFGALASISLKVLLLYPLAYMIFLTVMRFMDVHQHTYDVHETLDFSREAQVKQYDRAFESRNTYSNLISEKYPWLNLLVLNFAYHNVHHDQQIQPWYRLPGLHAKLYGEDRTQVLMFSDLARSYHRYRVARVLNGDPADLDVKHDAGRTFIGVDGVSFLTAH
- a CDS encoding ABC transporter ATP-binding protein, encoding MSLVTVKNLWKEYGDNVVLENLNLNIEAGEFCTLVGPSGCGKTTFLKMLLGQENPTRGTFLLDGKPFPEEPGVDRGIVFQRYSVFSHLSVLKNVMLGIEFDQSPLMGRLFGQARKAAEAEAMAMLEAVGLGDAAHKYPSELSGGMQQRLSIAQSLVKKPKILLLDEPFGALDPGIRADMHALILDLWEKNNLTVVMVTHDLHEGFYLGTRLLVFDKVRHDPHAPNAYGARITYDIPVGDTRESVLEEIDKTIKV
- a CDS encoding N-acyl homoserine lactonase family protein, which translates into the protein MTQVKKFWPILTGTHRYEKTLSTRNHGAGVIIDAPILAYLIETSNGRILYDVGCDYTKIADPVLRKQFYEHEGFPFGPPQMTEEQRLPNRLAELGLQKEDIDVVFCGHLHFDHAGGVCEFCGAEVHVHEKELEAAREPADEAYFKEDFDCPVNWRVYTGEYDLVPGVRAIETPGHTAGHMSMMIELPKGSPILLAGDAADLRENLEREIAPGLCYRDDETQALESIRKLKRLALETGADLWPNHDMAFFESKNRFPKFFE
- a CDS encoding urea amidolyase associated protein UAAP1, producing MITEHKNLKPESIILDEVLPGGARWSKIIKRGDKIRITTKDGLGTLSAMFYNADNTSERFNSADTVKLQHNAYFCKGRVFYSEQGRVLLSITEDTTEGLFDAIGGISNPRLVAKNFGEGDFEHIRNRYYKSDRENFLVELGKYGMGKRDMLQAVNFFRRVDVKEGNKLALSEKRPQPESYIELRAEMNVLLVLSNTPHVMETGTYNPSDVQLTLFKAAPVTEDDYCMNFSIQSQRAFKNNARYFA
- a CDS encoding urea amidolyase associated protein UAAP2 — its product is MKRDIETAVYNHKLPAGVPWSYVVKKGQTLRIVDLEGCQAVDTLFYNANDHEERYSANDTIREQGSIFVTTGTQLISTDDNVMMTITDDTCGNHDTLGGHCSAESNTVRYGHDTKYMHSCRDNYLFEIGEREMDPRDLTNNINFFMNVPIEENGFLIIVDGISKPGDYVDMKAEMDTLVLISNCPQLNNPCNAFNPSPIQLVIWDD